CGACCTGCAGCTGGCCGGGCACACCGTGACCGCCGTCGGCTCGCGCACGCCGGAGTCGGCGGCGCGGTTCGCCGCGGCGCACGGGCTGGAGCGGTCGCACGGCAGCTATGAGGAGCTGGTCGCCGATCCGGGCGTCGACGTCGTCTACGTCGCCACCCCGCACCCGCAGCACGCCCCGAACGCCCTGCTCGCGCTCGGCGCCGGCAAGCACGTCCTGGTCGAGAAGCCCTTCACCATGGACCAGCGGGAGGCGCAGCAGATCGCCGACCTCGCCGCCGCCAACGGCCTCGTCGCGCTCGAGGCGATGTGGACGCGCTGGCTGCCGCACATGACCCGCATGCACGAGGTCATCTCCGACGGCACCATCGGCGAGGTGCGCATGGTCATCGCCCACCACGCCCAGCGCACCAGCCAGGACCCGGCAGGCCGCATGCTGGCCCCTGAGCTCGGTGGAGGCGCGCTGCTCGACCTCGGCATCTACCCCGTGTCGTTCGCGTGGGACGTGCTCGGCGCTCCCGACCGCCTCCTGGCGCAGTCGACACCCACCGACACCGGCGTCGACCGGCAGACCACCATCCTCCTCGGCTACCCCGGCGGCGCGCAGGCGGTGCTGACCTGCGAGCTGGATGCGCGGGGCTCCAACAGCGCGATCGTAGTCGGCACCGAGGGGCGCATCGAGCTCGACGCCACCTTCTTCGCCCCCACGACCTTCCGCGTCATCGACCTGGACGACACCGTGGTCGAGACCTTCACCTCCCGGGTGGAGGGGCGCGGGATGCAGTACCAGGCGGCCGCGATCGAACGTCTCATCGCGGCGGGCGGCGGAGAGGACCCGCGCCTGCCGCTGTCCAAGTCGGTCGCGATCATGGGCACGCTCGACGCCGTGCGCGAGCAGATCGGGCTGACGTACCCCTGACCGCCGCCCGCGCGCGAGCAGATCGCGGACGTTATCAGATCATGCGTTCTGGAGGGTGAACGGCGGGTGTCGCCCGCGTCACCTGAGCGTCTCCTCAGGTTCACGCCGCGTCCGTAGGGTGCACAGGCCACTTCGGCGACTTCCCACCCGATCAGGAGCCTCAGCGCCGCCATGCCTCGCATCCCCCTCCGCACCCCCATCGCCGCCGCGGTCGCTGTCGGCCTCGCCGGACTCGGCCTGACGGCCGCGGCGACGCCCGCAGCGGCCGCCCTGCCCGCCGGGGCGCTCTTCATCTCGGAGATCGCGCCCGACAACGCCGGCAGCGACAACTTCGAGTACATCGAACTGCAGAACACCACCTCCACCCCGATCGACCTCGCCGCCGAGGGGATCGTCGTGCAGTACGCGGCGAGCAGCCCGAAGAACCTCGCGCTGAGCGCCGGCGCGGTGGTGCCGGCGAACGGCGTCCTCGTCGCGCGCATCGACTACACGGTCGCCGGCGGCGTCGACGTCTCGGCGCACCCCGACGAGGAGTTCCGCTCCTACTGGGCGGGCGTCACCGGCACCCCGGACAACGGCTACCCGATCGCGCACCTCACCGGGCAGGACGGCATCGCCAACGCCGGCAACCGCACCTTCCTGCTCGCCGACTCCGCGGGCACGGTGATCGCCTCCTCGCTGCTGCCGACGCGGACCGCGACCGCCGACAAGGTCGCGCAGTTCACCAACCCGGCCACCGGCACCACGGCCACCCTGATCGCCGACCTCGCCGCCCCCACCCCGGGCGTCGGAAGCGCGGTGACCCCTGTCACGCCGACCGACCCGACCGATCCCACGGACCCGACCGACCCGACCGACCCCGGCACCCCGCCGGTGCCGCAGCCGGACCCGTCGCTGACGACCACGCCCCTTCAGATCACCGAGCTGCAGCCCGACTCCCGCACCAACGTGCCGGGCACCAGCAGCGACGCGTACGAGTTCATCGAGCTCTACAACGCCACCGACCGCGACATCGACCTGTCGGACTACACGATCACGTACCTCTACCCCGAGACCGGAGCGAGCGCCGACTGGCCGTTCACCCCGGCCGACGCCGTGATCAAGAGCGGCAAGACCGTCGTCCTCTGGATCAAGAGCGCGACCAACGCCGCCTTCACCGCTGCGCAGTTCAATGCAGAGTTCGGCAGCGCGCTCACCGAGGGCGTCGACCTGCTGACGATCGACTCCGCCGGCATGGCCAACAGCGGCGCCCGCGCCATCCAGGTCACGACGAAGAGCGGCATCCCCGTCAGCAAGGCCCTGTTCAGCCTGAACGGCACCGACGACGCGGTCGCCGGCCAGCCTGTCCAGTACGGCCCGCCGGCCGCCGGCTCCGTCGAGCAGACCCGCCTCGCGCTCGGCACGCCCACCCCCGGCGCGGTGGCCGCGAACCAGATCCCCGCCGGCCTGATGGTCGTCCCCGCCGACACCACCGCGCCGGTCGTCGCGGACACCACGCCGACGACCATCACGCCGGGGTCCGATTTCGCCTTCGGCTTCACCGTGACGGACGACGTGCAGGTCAGGCGCGCCACCCTCGAGCTGACGAACAGCGCCGACAGCACCCCCGCACTGCACGAGCTGACCGTCGGCGCGGGCGGCGCAGCGAGCTACTCCATCCCGGCGGCCGACCTCACCGGCAAGAAGTGGTTCGACTACGTGCTCACGGTCTCCGACGGCAGCAACCACGTCACCACGACGAGCAAGCGGGTGCTGGTGGAGGGCGCGGTCGACGAGCCGCTGACGCTCAACCTCACCGACGGCCAGTTCGTGGCGGGCACGACCCCGGTCTCCGGCATCGCGGACGCGCTCGACGACGACGTGACCGTCTCGGTCGACGGCGCCGACGTCTCCCCGACCCGTCCGGACCTCGGCGGCACCCCGGTGTTCGCCTTCGAGGCCAGCGGCGTCAACACGTTCTTCCGCAACGGCGTGCTGATCGGCGACGACATCCTCACCATCTTCGACGAGGGCATCCCGACCGGCTGGAAGACGATCCCGACGACGGTCCCGCTCTCGTACGTCACGAAGGGCAAGACCCTCACGGTCAGCGTCTGGGCCGGCACGAAGGCCGCGCCCGAGCTGAGCCCCGAGAACAACGACGACTTCGAGATCCGCAACCCGCGGCTGGTGCTGCCGAACGGCCACACCCTGACGCCGAGCGGCTACACGCCGGGCGCCTCGCTCAAGATGGGCGACAGCGCGGGCAAGCTCGACTACTACGACGCCGTGTTCACCCTGCCGGACGACGCCTTCACCGCCCAGACCTACGACTGGGACACCACGAAGGTCGCCGACGGCGAGCACACCGTCTCCACCCGCACCACGACCGACGCGCAGATCTCGGCGACGGTGAAGGTCGACAACACCGTGCCCGCCATCACCACCTCCGTGGAGGACGGCAAGGAGTATCGCGGCGGCTTCACCATCGACGCGTCGATCGCCGACGCGGGGTCGGGCATCCCCGCCTCCTCGGTCCCGGTGATCACGCTCGACGGCGAGGACGTGCGGCACCTGCTGCCGATCAGCACCTCCTCCGTCACCCTCCCGGCCGGCACGCACGTGCTGCACGTCGAGCAGTCCGACGCCGTCGGCAACCGCGCCGTGCGCGACGTCACCTTCACCACGCCGGTCGAGCAGCCGACGGTGAGCGGACTCACCCCCGGCGACGGGACGACCGTGAAGCAGGGCGATGTGACGCTCGGCGCCACCGTCGCCGACCCGAGCGGCGACCGCCTCACCGCGGAGTTCCGCACCGGCGAGCACCTCGACACCACCACGGGCGGCGTCACCTCGAGCAGCGGCACGACCTCCGTCGCGACCGAGGTGCAGAAGCCGACGGCCCTCAGCATGGCGAAGCTGGACGCGCTGACCGGCACCGACGGCGTCGACACGAGCGTCTCCTCCGACACCGCCCTCCCGTACCAGCTGTTCGACGTGTCGGTCCCGGCCGGCGCGGGCGACGGCTACCAGGCGCGGCTCACCTGGACGGGCTCCGCCAACGCCGAGGCGAAGGTGCTGCTCTACGTCAAGAACGTGACCACCGGAGCGTGGGAGGAGGTCGACCGGCACATCACCGGCGCGGCCGACGACGGGAAGACGTTCACGCTCACCGCCCTGGTCGCGGCGAAGGACCACGCGGAGGGCGGGAGGATCACCGCGCTCGTGCAGCACTCCGAGGGCTACGCGGCCGGAAACCTCAGCACCCGCGACTCCACGATCACGCCCGCCAACCCGGGCGACACCCCGCGCTCCGACTACGACTTCACCATCGGCTGGGAGTCGGACACGCAGTATTACAACGAGAACAAGACGGGTGTGGAGTACCAGCACCAGGTCGACATCCACGACTACTTCCTGCAGCAGCGCCAGAACATCAACCTGCAGTACGTGGTGCACACCGGCGACATCGTCGACAACTCCAAGGTCCCCGACCAGTGGACGCGCGCCGACGCCCAGTACGACCGCCTCGACGCCGCGGGCCTGCCGTACGGCGTGCTCGCCGGCAACCACGACGTCAACCACAA
The sequence above is a segment of the Leifsonia williamsii genome. Coding sequences within it:
- a CDS encoding Gfo/Idh/MocA family protein; translation: MTAWGILGTGGIAAAMTRDLQLAGHTVTAVGSRTPESAARFAAAHGLERSHGSYEELVADPGVDVVYVATPHPQHAPNALLALGAGKHVLVEKPFTMDQREAQQIADLAAANGLVALEAMWTRWLPHMTRMHEVISDGTIGEVRMVIAHHAQRTSQDPAGRMLAPELGGGALLDLGIYPVSFAWDVLGAPDRLLAQSTPTDTGVDRQTTILLGYPGGAQAVLTCELDARGSNSAIVVGTEGRIELDATFFAPTTFRVIDLDDTVVETFTSRVEGRGMQYQAAAIERLIAAGGGEDPRLPLSKSVAIMGTLDAVREQIGLTYP
- a CDS encoding lamin tail domain-containing protein; amino-acid sequence: MPRIPLRTPIAAAVAVGLAGLGLTAAATPAAAALPAGALFISEIAPDNAGSDNFEYIELQNTTSTPIDLAAEGIVVQYAASSPKNLALSAGAVVPANGVLVARIDYTVAGGVDVSAHPDEEFRSYWAGVTGTPDNGYPIAHLTGQDGIANAGNRTFLLADSAGTVIASSLLPTRTATADKVAQFTNPATGTTATLIADLAAPTPGVGSAVTPVTPTDPTDPTDPTDPTDPGTPPVPQPDPSLTTTPLQITELQPDSRTNVPGTSSDAYEFIELYNATDRDIDLSDYTITYLYPETGASADWPFTPADAVIKSGKTVVLWIKSATNAAFTAAQFNAEFGSALTEGVDLLTIDSAGMANSGARAIQVTTKSGIPVSKALFSLNGTDDAVAGQPVQYGPPAAGSVEQTRLALGTPTPGAVAANQIPAGLMVVPADTTAPVVADTTPTTITPGSDFAFGFTVTDDVQVRRATLELTNSADSTPALHELTVGAGGAASYSIPAADLTGKKWFDYVLTVSDGSNHVTTTSKRVLVEGAVDEPLTLNLTDGQFVAGTTPVSGIADALDDDVTVSVDGADVSPTRPDLGGTPVFAFEASGVNTFFRNGVLIGDDILTIFDEGIPTGWKTIPTTVPLSYVTKGKTLTVSVWAGTKAAPELSPENNDDFEIRNPRLVLPNGHTLTPSGYTPGASLKMGDSAGKLDYYDAVFTLPDDAFTAQTYDWDTTKVADGEHTVSTRTTTDAQISATVKVDNTVPAITTSVEDGKEYRGGFTIDASIADAGSGIPASSVPVITLDGEDVRHLLPISTSSVTLPAGTHVLHVEQSDAVGNRAVRDVTFTTPVEQPTVSGLTPGDGTTVKQGDVTLGATVADPSGDRLTAEFRTGEHLDTTTGGVTSSSGTTSVATEVQKPTALSMAKLDALTGTDGVDTSVSSDTALPYQLFDVSVPAGAGDGYQARLTWTGSANAEAKVLLYVKNVTTGAWEEVDRHITGAADDGKTFTLTALVAAKDHAEGGRITALVQHSEGYAAGNLSTRDSTITPANPGDTPRSDYDFTIGWESDTQYYNENKTGVEYQHQVDIHDYFLQQRQNINLQYVVHTGDIVDNSKVPDQWTRADAQYDRLDAAGLPYGVLAGNHDVNHKDEDYTEYSANFGEARFGANPWYGGGYQDNRGHYDLVSADGLDFIFVYMGWGVYQDQIDWMNEVLAQYPERIAVIDLHEYLLTTGGLGPGPQAVYDQVVATNPNVRMVMSGHYHDAYTRVDGFDDDGDGTAERKVYQMLFDYQGLQEGGMGFLRLLQFDNEGRDVTVRTYSPSLDQYDTDDPTVADDPANPNKYQEFTIPYSDLNITPRTRVLSTDSFTADILGDRVIGTSTDVASGSTVTASWKGAPVGTAGWYVRVTDPYGAVTDSPVQHVTVTAAGGGNPGGGNGGNPGGGNPGGGDGGPGDGGSGDGSGSGGGTAPAGAGDPSSVGADGSLAHTGTDADAVTGAVLAAILVAFGGLAVAIRQTRRRRHG